One genomic window of Vulpes vulpes isolate BD-2025 chromosome 11, VulVul3, whole genome shotgun sequence includes the following:
- the LOC112911790 gene encoding olfactory receptor 52H1-like: MMSTLNLTSVNPSVFMLVGIPGLEQFHIWIGIPFFVIYLVALVGNGILLYLITMDHNLHEPMFFFLSMLASADLILCTTCMPKTLGIFWLKSQKITFPGCLTQLFFLHFSFFLDSAILLGMAFDRYMAICSPLRYRSVLTPRTIVKIMVGIVGRSFSVILPVVFLVKRLPFCRTRIIPHTYCEHIGVARLACADISINIWYGFAVPVMTIISDLILIGISYSLILHAVFHLPSRDARQKALSTCGSHVSVILIFYTPAMFSVLTHRFGHNISLTFHIMFANLYVAIPPALNPIIYGVKTKQIRDKIILLFFPKGMQ, translated from the coding sequence ATGATGTCCACATTGAATTTAACAAGTGTCAATCCAAGCGTCTTCATGTTGGTGGGGATCCCAGGACTGGAGCAATTCCACATCTGGATTGGAATTCCTTTCTTCGTTATCTACCTGGTGGCCCTTGTAGGTAATGGCATCCTTCTTTACCTCATCACTATGGACCACAACCTCCATGAACCcatgttcttctttctctccatgtTGGCCTCTGCAGACCTCATATTATGCACCACGTGTATGCCCAAAACACTTGGCATATTCTGGTTGAAATCTCAGAAAATCACTTTTCCTGGCTGCCTTACCCAGTTGTTCTTTCTTCACTTCAGCTTTTTTCTGGATTCAGCCATTTTGTTGGGCATGGCATTTGATCGTTACATGGCCATTTGCTCTCCTTTGAGATACAGAAGTGTTTTGACACCTAGGACAATAGTCAAGATCATGGTGGGCATTGTGGGTCGGAGCTTTAGTGTCATTCTGCCTGTTGTTTTCCTGGTGAAGCGTTTGCCCTTCTGCAGGACGCGAATCATTCCTCACACATACTGTGAACATATAGGCGTGGCCCGGCTCGCCTGTGCGGACATCTCCATCAACATCTGGTATGGCTTTGCTGTGCCTGTAATGACTATTATCTCAGACCTGATCCTCATTGGTATTTCCTATTCTCTCATccttcatgctgttttccaccTTCCATCCAGAGATGCCCGGCAGAAAGCCCTCAGCACCTGTGGTTCTCATGTCAGTGTCATTCTCATATTCTACACACCAGCCATGTTCTCTGTCCTTACTCATCGCTTTGGCCACAATATCTCTCTCACGTTTCACATCATGTTTGCCAACCTCTATGTGGCAATACCCCCTGCACTCAATCCTATCATTTACGGTGTAAAAACCAAGCAGATCAGGGACAAGATCATCCTTCTATTCTTTCCTAAAGGGATGCAGTGA
- the LOC112911765 gene encoding olfactory receptor 52H1-like — protein sequence MPTSTTLAMYNQSSYNTGDFTLLGIPGLEQYHVWISIPFCFIYLMAIVGNSILLYLIAVERSLHAPMFFFLSMLAITDVILSTTCVPKTLTVFWLGPQKISFPGCLTQLFFLHYSFVLDSAILLAMAFDRYVAICSPLRYTTILTPRTITKIAVGISCRSFCIILPVIFLLTRLPFCRTHIIPHTYCEHIGVARLACADISINIWYGFCVPIMTVISDVILIAVSYTLILCAVFRLPSRDARQKALGTCGSHVCVILMFYTPAFFSILAHRFGHNVSRTFHIMFANLYIVIPPALNPIVYGVKTKQIRDKVILLFSTKGSE from the exons ATGCCCACCTCT ACCACCCTGGCTATGTACAACCAGAGTAGCTACAACACAGGTGACTTCACCCTCCTGGGCATCCCTGGCCTTGAGCAGTACCACGTCTGGATCAGCATCCCCTTCTGCTTTATCTATCTCATGGCCATTGTGGGCAACAGTATCCTCCTCTACCTCATTGCCGTGGAGCGGAGTCTTCACGCACccatgttctttttcctttccatgctAGCCATTACAGATGTGATCTTGTCTACCACATGTGTCCCCAAAACCCTTACCGTCTTCTGGCTTGGTCCCCAGAAAATCAGCTTTCCTGGTTGCCTCACCCAGTTATTCTTTCTGCATTATAGCTTTGTCCTGGACTCAGCTATACTCCTGGCCATGGCAtttgaccgctatgtggccatctgctcCCCTCTGAGATACACCACTATTCTGACCCCCAGGACCATCACCAAGATTGCAGTGGGCATCTCCTGTCGAAGCTTCTGCATCATCCTGCCAGTTATATTCTTGCTTACACGCTTGCCTTTCTGCAGGACACACATCATACCACACACATACTGTGAGCACATAGGTGTGGCCCGGCTCGCCTGTGCTGACATCTCCATCAACATCTGGTATGGCTTTTGTGTTCCCATCATGACAGTCATCTCAGATGTGATTCTCATTGCCGTTTCTTACACTCTCATCCTCTGTGCAGTCTTCCGCTTGCCCTCCCGAGATGCCCGTCAGAAGGCCCTTGGCACCTGTGGTTCCCATGTCTGTGTTATCCTCATGTTTTATACACCTGCCTTTTTCTCCATCCTTGCTCATCGTTTTGGACACAATGTCTCCCGCACTTTCCACATCATGTTTGCCAACCTCTACATTGTTATTCCACCTGCACTCAACCCCATTGTCTATGGAGTGAAGACCAAGCAGATCAGAGATAAGGTCATCCTTTTGTTTTCTACCAAGGGTTCAGAATGA
- the LOC112911789 gene encoding olfactory receptor 52H1-like has protein sequence MYNLSSYNTGDFTLLGIPGLEQYHVWISIPFCFIYLVAIVGNSILLYLIAVERSLHAPMFFFLSMLAITDVILSTTCVPKTLTIFWLGPQKISFPGCLTQLFFLHYSFVLDSAILLAMAFDRYVAICSPLRYTTILNPKTTVKIVVGISFRSFCVIVPCVFLANRLPFCGTHIIPHTYCEHIGVARLACADISINIWYGFCVPIMTVISDVILIAVSYTLILCVVFRLPSLDARQKALGTCGSHVCVILIFYIPAFFSILAHRFGHNVPRTFHILFANLYVVIPPALNPIVYGVKTKQIRDKVILLLFPQKVAVI, from the coding sequence ATGTACAACCTGAGTAGCTACAACACAGGTGACTTCACCCTCCTGGGCATCCCTGGCCTTGAGCAGTACCACGTCTGGATCAGCATCCCCTTCTGCTTTATCTATCTCGTGGCCATTGTGGGCAACAGTATCCTCCTCTACCTCATTGCCGTGGAGCGGAGTCTTCACGCACccatgttctttttcctttccatgctAGCCATTACAGATGTGATCTTGTCTACCACATGTGTCCCCAAAACCCTTACCATCTTCTGGCTTGGTCCCCAGAAAATCAGCTTTCCTGGTTGCCTCACCCAGTTATTCTTTCTGCATTATAGCTTTGTCCTGGACTCAGCTATACTCCTGGCCATGGCAtttgaccgctatgtggccatctgctcCCCTCTGAGATACACCACTATTCTGAACCCCAAGACCACTGTCAAAATTGTTGTGGgaatttccttcagaagtttcTGTGTTATAGTTCCATGTGTTTTCCTTGCAAATCGTCTACCTTTCTGCGGGACACACATCATACCACACACATACTGTGAGCACATAGGTGTGGCCCGGCTCGCCTGTGCTGACATCTCCATCAACATCTGGTATGGCTTTTGTGTTCCCATCATGACGGTCATCTCAGATGTGATTCTCATTGCCGTTTCTTACACTCTCATCCTCTGTGTAGTCTTCCGCCTGCCCTCCCTAGATGCCCGTCAGAAGGCCCTTGGCACCTGTGGTTCCCATGTCTGTGTCATCCTCATCTTCTATATACCAGCATTCTTCTCCATCCTTGCCCATCGCTTTGGTCATAATGTTCCCCGTACATTTCACATCCTCTTTGCTAACCTCTATGTAGTTATCCCACCTGCACTGAATCCTATTGTCTATGGAGTAAAGACCAAGCAGATCCGGGACAAAGTCATTCTCCTGCTCTTTCCCCAGAAGGTTGCAGTGATATAG